The following nucleotide sequence is from Xiphophorus maculatus strain JP 163 A chromosome 22, X_maculatus-5.0-male, whole genome shotgun sequence.
AGTTGTAAAGTTTGCATTTATTGACTTGTTCAGCCATTTGGTCAACTTCCATTGCTTTTACAAGAGCTCTATAAATAAACGTTGAGTCAAGCTGAGTATAGCACCACATTAGAAAGTCTAAAATTACACTTTTCAgaccaaaaagacaaaattagaaacattttgggCATTGTCAtctaacattttccacaacataccccattaaagttttaaatcctGCATATATGGCATTCAGGAAGTCAGCAGAGTCATCACACTTTGCTTGAAATCAGCACATTAGCTtgtgtaattaaatttttgtcatCAACCTTATGatagttttgtaatttttcctcATCACTGTCTTGTGATGAATTGCTACCTTGAAAACCACATTAATGATGCAATAGAAGAATTAATATAGTACCTGAAAACAGATTCTCCTGATTCCGAGAGTAATGCTACGTAGgaaggagataaaaaaaaaaaatagaccaCAAAAATTTATGTTCGCTTCCACattaaagtttttgacaaaatgtgacttaaagtttttttgtgcaaatacaAACCTGTGTCCTTGTTGCTTGCGCCAGTTTATTCTCTATCTTCTCCTTGAGGAAAAACAGCACTGGCAGTATCACACAAGGAGTGCTTGAAACAATCTTCTCCACCATGTCCTCTGAGACATAAAAGTCCAGCTTGGAAAACACCCTCCTGACCATACAGAGAAACATATGTTTCTACTACAGAAAAAATAAGTCGAATGCAAACGGCATGCAATTTACTAATGAGCCCACATGGACAGCTATGTTTACAGTAGGGGCTCATAAATTTGTTCTTGGCTGTGTGTAACTCCAGTTACCAGGATGTGGGTGAGGGAGTGCATGTTGGTGTTTTCTGATGACTTGATGAAAAGGCCCAGAAAAAAGATTTAGCTTAACATTTGCATTGCATAGAAAACCAGTCCAGTAACTGAAGACcagtctttctgtcttttttataatttgtaaaaataagtaaaacttgtctgcgacagactggtgacctgtccagggtgaaccccgcctcttgcACTGAACGTTATCTGGAGATTGGCACCAGCATCTCCCGACCCCACCAGGTaaaagggtgtaagaaaatggatggatagatggaggTAAAActtgttgtttcacttttgaAGACATTTCTATCAGctcttataaaacatttttaaaattttatattcattAGTAATGTTTTGGATTTGATCAGAGTGGCAATGAACAATTTAATCTATGATCAATAAATTCCGGCTTCATATACATGACAAAGCCCCATTTGTTTTAGCCAGTGGCTGAAACAAATGCCTTAACAAACTTAACATTTCTACTATGGACAGTGAGAAAAATGGaaaggatttaaaacaaaaccaaaaacaaacaaacaaaaaaaacatggttgacttttttttgttttgtattgttttgcttttttgttttgttttaaattactaGTTGTttggaaaaaccttttttgtccTGCAATGACAAGCCTGAAGCTGCTGGATATTCTAAAAGCTAATGGGACACTATAACTGTGTGCTTTGGTTAGTATGGGAAGATTTTGCTTTTCAGCATCAAACACACCACATATGTTTCAACATAACAAGAATAAATGATGGGTAATCTATGGTGCTGAGGGCCAATTGTTCTGTGAACTTTGTCACCATGAATAGAACCATAAACATGgaaacatcagtttttaataCTAATCTTGAGGTCAATACTAATAAACTAAAACTTGCTATTATTGGgtatttttacaatataatgatacaagattatttttatttattttttacatattttattttagtcatacATTCACCGGGATCCTGACAGAAGAATACCAGAAATAATTCCCAGGAATCAGATGTCATAAAATACAAAGCTGAGGATCGTCTTACTTGTTGAGAAGGTTCCAGTTGTTGCGTTTCTGCTGCGTATTGCAGGAAGTAATATAGTTGTGAATGTCAACAATCCTTGGGAAATAATGCTCAACAATCTCCGCAACCATCACTGCAGGAGGGTCCAGCATGTAGATACACAGAGTACCcaagtcaataaaaacacaaactgaataaacaatCGGCTAGCAGTTACAGACACAAGACAAGATCTACCTCCATCACTGAAGTCCCTGCTGATGTTTTTTATGGACCTGGAGAAAGGTATTTTATATATCCAGGTAAGCGTATCCCGCTCTTCCTTATCGCTAAGTAAACGATCCATTCCCAGAACCATACACATCGCTGAGCGTAAAACAATTGGCTGTTAGCTGTCTGctaatgtgtttgtttcataGGTTTCTAGGTAACCACttctgaaccaaaacaaattgcttctgaatgaaaacaggaaaaaataaatagtttgggtgttttatttaaatggaaTACAAATGAAGGCACAATCTTTCCATCACCGTGGTTGCAGACAATTGCGAAGTATAAAATGGGATGTTTATGTAATGTAACAAATGACAccagaataattattttaggaCTTTTGCTTACTTTTGCACAACTTATCTGAAAAACAGATATAGAAAACTgatttagagaaaaatgtaaaaagcctGCAGTGATCTGGTTGCATATGCATCCTTAAATGCTGCATTGAATCATCCTTTGATTtaacttcacacacacatagttgtgttttcattgtggGGACGatacattgacttccattcattttctacagcctaacACTTACCTTAACCCTCAACCTAACCATCACAGACTCATAAACCCTAGTCACAAACCATTTCCCCTCATGGGGACCAAGAAAATGTCGCCACAAGGACCAGTGGTCCTCACAACCccacattgtagacagaaatagTCACATACGACTAACATACACAAGTGACCACATATAAATATATGGTCACGTGTATGGAAGTCACATAAAAGCTTAAAAGATGAAATGTTATCAAAAACTTGCATCTTGGTGTACAATGTTTTATATCCAAATATGTTTAGAATATAGAATAAAAGGAAGGATGGACATGTATGGTAGTTGTTCTTTAATAATTACATCTTAAAACAAATACCGatgtggcaaaagaaaaaaaaaaaatagccggAGGTGACTCACGGACTGGCAagcattattttagtttaatacaTCTCTGAAAGACTTGTCAGATGTTCAATGCGCTTGTCCTTCAATTGAATGAGCTCCTCCAACTTGCTCATTTTCACCCAGAGGTTCTAAGTACatgaaaacagagagagagagaaaaaatgtcagtctGGAGGTAGGTTACCTAAGGAAAAATGAACTAGAAGGCGAAATTGGAAATGTAGGTCACCATTCTGCTTTCtatgttcattttaaacagacGTGGAAAAAGATcaacaaaaaggtttaaatCCGCTGAGCCGGTGGCGACTCAGACTGCTGCTGACACAGGGTGtgacacatcacacacacatgcccgcCTCCACACACTTGTGCAGCAACATGAGCAAGCTTCCCCTCACACAGAGCATTATAAAGGAAGATGGatgtttttgcagatgtttcACCAGTCAGAAGTTTGAATTGAAATGAGCTTTCAGGAGTGTACCCTCAGAATATCCTGAAGTTCCTCAATCTGAAGTTCTTTTTCCAGTATGACTTGCCGGGTTGCTGAAAGGCTCATCTCTGTGAAATATATCACTTGATGCGGTTCCCTTTGTGATAGAAAAATGAACAAGTCAAATGTTGGTTTATTCTAATCATCATCACAAATAgagcaacagatttttttaaaaacaaaaaacttctaGGTTCAATTCAAAGTAACAGTTTTCCCATACACTGTTGGCTCTGTAATCTTCATCTTTTCCAGTTGAGCCACAATTTCTGCCTCGGCCTGTTGAATTTCTACATCTAACAAAAAATAAGCacacaacaaaagcaaagaaatcttAAGAGATTCAATCTAACAAATCTGGTGAACATAATAACTGAAAGTAAAGAGGTTAGCAAATAAATGAGGAATACAAAAGGAAACAGACAATGTCAGAtaagaggacagagagagaaaatctgtCTTTCAGTCAACAGTGCTGAGCTCTCACTGCTTGATAAGGACCATCTGGATGATAGGAGCTGATAAAGAGACCCGAGCTCCCCTTGCTGATAGAGGATGGGTGCAGATGAAAGTGATAAACGAGAGAGTATTAAAGGGAGGGGGCAGTGGTCTGAGGTCAGCTTCACAGAGTGAGCTTACTGGGGCAAACCGTGTGTGCCCCACATGGTTTGCCCCAATTCACACCATCATGTTGTGGCGTTTTCTAATCAGACTTTGGTCTGGTGTCTTCAAAGGAGGCAGCTGCTATATGAGGGGGGCTGTCAGGACGAACAGTGATCTCAGGATTGGCAAGAcaatagatttaaaaatcaCGGTAGAGCTAGAaacagcagtgatggaagttGGTAAAGAGTTTGTAGAAACACAGAAAGGCCATTTGAAAAACGGATTGTACTGATTGGTCAGctcaacataaaaacctcttaaaatttatatttttcttaatcttgattatttgttttcatatctgttatttttaaatcatgtttcccttttctttccatatttttcattaatcccagatttttttctaggaaatgttttcttgtttcaaaactttttcttactttatttcacAGGGTGGTATGTGATCACTAGTGACAACAGACTAGTGGGGACCTGATTGTTTTATCAGAATATTAAGCTGAgtggttttatttgaattgtcaTGTAAAATATAGACACTAGAAATCCACagtgtgtttagtttttatactgGAAGTTTTCCTTTTAATGACCCAGTGGGTCATAATATggtcttttttacatattttatttccacttgagtttataaaataacattctAACAATTTTAGCAATTTATTCTGACAATGTCCAAACAAATGTTGAGCAGGCACCTCCTAAgtcaaagtaaaagcaaaaatgttttattttgttcaggtCCAGCTACATTCTCTCTCAGGTACCGTTTATCATTTTCTCTTCTCAGATGTCAAACCCCCCGGCGTGACTTTTGATGGGGGTTTTAAATTTGATAAGTAGGTGGCCTCTGTCATTATGTCAAGCTTTTACCAACTCAGACTCAGGTTATCTCTCTCTCAAAGATCTGGAGAGAGTATACCATGCTTTTACATCTTTAGATCCTGAAAACATACAATGAAGTATATGTTACTGATGTTTAAAAGGAGCAGATAAGATATATATTAttctgaatatttatattttaaaaatgtcttgttagtTTAAAACCTGTAAAACAAGTTTGTAAAACAAGCCTGAGTTGGACTCCAAATAATATTATTCTCtacttgatatatttttaaaagtattttttttctacttcattTATCCACATCATTTGTGAAGAGTAAACACTCCTTTTAACGACCATAGCTTTGTTTACAGTTGTAAAGTTTGCATTTATTGACTTGTTCAGCCATTTGGTCAACTTCCATTGCTTTTACAACAgctctataaataaactttgagtCAAGCTGAGTATAGCACCACATTAGAAAGTCTAAAATTACACTTTTCAgaccaaaaagacaaaaatagaaacattttgggCATTGTCAtctaacattttccacaacataccccattaaagttttaaatcctGCATATATGGCAGGAAGTCAGCAGAGTCATCACACTTTACTTGAAATCAGCACATTAGCAtgtgtaattacatttttgtcatcaACCTTATGatagttttgtaatttttcttcatCTCTGTCTTGTGATGAATTGCTACCTTGAAAACCACATTAATGATGCAATAGAAGATTTAAGATAGTACctgaaaatgtcagtttcttCTCTAACTTCTCCTTGAGGGAAAACAGCACTTGCAGTATCACACCAGGAGTGCTTGAAACAATCTTCTCCACCATGTCCTCTGAGACATAAAAGTCCAGCTTGGAAAACACCTTCCTGACCATACAGAGAAACATATGTTTCTACTACAGAAAAATAAGTCGAAAGCAAACGGCATGCAATTTACTAATGAGCCCACATGGACAGCTATGTTTACAGTAGGGGCTCATAAATTTGTTCTTGGCTGTGTGTAACTCCAGTTACCAGGATGTGGGTGAGGGAGTGCATGTTGGTGTTTTCTGATGACTTGATGAAAAggcccagaaaaaaaatgtatcttaatATTTGCATTGCATAGAAAACCAGTCCACTACCTGAAGACcagtctttctgtcttttttataatttgtaaaaataggTGAAACTTGTCTGCGACAGACTGCcgctttttcacttttgaagaCATTTCTATCAGTtcttataaaacatatttaaaattttatattcatGCCTAAAGTGGAGCAATGAACAATTTAATCTATGATCAATAAATGTCATGAACTGGTGTGGTGAAGGGCAGCGaagcagacgcagcagacccaggatgaGATGATTATGgtgatttaatggtgaaaataggCTCAAACAATATCCAAAGTCCACAAAAGCTGGCAGCGCAGTTGAGCGGAATGCTAGGGCgcagcactggtagcaacaggcaTGGACAGGACAcatagacaaggacccgacaacacacagagacacaggtgagactaaatacacaggaggtaattgggcaacgagaaacacctgggagcaatcaaggggaagacaggacaacacggagactcagagacacaggaaactcaaaataaacacacagaaaaacacggaacatgacaatAAATTCCGGCTTCATATAAATGACAAAGCCCCATTTGTTTTATCCACTGGTCCCCAggctgtgtttttcttttttaaattactagttgtttggaaaaatcttttttgtccTGCAATGACAAGCCTGAAGCTGCTGGATATTCTAAAAGCTAATGGGACACTATAACTGTGTGCTTTGGTTAGTATGGGAAGATTTTGCTTTTCAGCATCAAACACACCACATATGTTTCAACATAACAAGAATA
It contains:
- the LOC111606553 gene encoding sperm flagellar protein 1-like isoform X3, with the protein product MCMVLGMDRLLSDKEERDTLTWIYKIPFSRSIKNISRDFSDGVMVAEIVEHYFPRIVDIHNYITSCNTQQKRNNWNLLNKRVFSKLDFYVSEDMVEKIVSSTPCVILPVLFFLKEKIENKLAQATRTQHYSRNQENLFSDVEIQQAEAEIVAQLEKMKITEPTVEPHQVIYFTEMSLSATRQVILEKELQIEELQDILRNLWVKMSKLEELIQLKDKRIEHLTSLSEMY
- the LOC111606553 gene encoding sperm flagellar protein 1-like isoform X1, yielding MCMVLGMDRLLSDKEERDTLTWIYKIPFSRSIKNISRDFSDGVMVAEIVEHYFPRIVDIHNYITSCNTQQKRNNWNLLNKRVFSKLDFYVSEDMVEKIVSSTPCVILPVLFFLKEKIENKLAQATRTQHYSRNQENLFSDVEIQQAEAGIMAQLAEMKITEPTQEPQQQMFFPEISRLTLRQVMLEKELLVQELQDNMKILQVKVNKLEELVQLKDKRIEHLTSLPEVYKTKLLLPG
- the LOC111606553 gene encoding sperm flagellar protein 1-like isoform X4 — translated: MLDPPAVMVAEIVEHYFPRIVDIHNYITSCNTQQKRNNWNLLNKRVFSKLDFYVSEDMVEKIVSSTPCVILPVLFFLKEKIENKLAQATRTQHYSRNQENLFSDVEIQQAEAGIMAQLAEMKITEPTQEPQQQMFFPEISRLTLRQVMLEKELLVQELQDNMKILQVKVNKLEELVQLKDKRIEHLTSLPEVYKTKLLLPG
- the LOC111606555 gene encoding sperm flagellar protein 1-like isoform X2, translating into MVAEIVKHYFPRIVDIHNYITSCKTQQKRNNWKLLNKKVFSKLDFYVSEDMVEKIVSSTPGVILQVLFSLKEKLEKKLTFSDVEIQQAEAEIVAQLEKMKITEPTVEPHQVIYFTEMSLSATRQVILEKELQIEELQDILRNLWVKMSKLEELIQLKDKRIEHLTSLSEMY
- the LOC111606555 gene encoding sperm flagellar protein 1-like isoform X1; the encoded protein is MKQTHYQTELIVLRSEMCMVLGMDRLLSEKEERDTLTWIDKIPFSRPKKNVSRDFSDGVMVAEIVKHYFPRIVDIHNYITSCKTQQKRNNWKLLNKKVFSKLDFYVSEDMVEKIVSSTPGVILQVLFSLKEKLEKKLTFSDVEIQQAEAEIVAQLEKMKITEPTVEPHQVIYFTEMSLSATRQVILEKELQIEELQDILRNLWVKMSKLEELIQLKDKRIEHLTSLSEMY